The Mercurialis annua linkage group LG7, ddMerAnnu1.2, whole genome shotgun sequence genome includes the window AATCTTGAAAATGCTAGAAGTGAAACTACAGTTGAGACATGTAGCTTGGGAAAACCTAATGTATGATTGTCTTTAAAGCTTATATACTCTTAtgataattttcatttttcgaTAGACATGGTGATTTCACAAAACAGTGAACCATGCTTAAACAGTAAAGATATACTTATCCAGCTACATAAAATTGCATAATTTTGCATTACGTCATTTAGGAGAGTTTACAAGTGGTATGAGCAATGGGGAAGAACAGATTAGCAACTGTAATGGACGATAAAAGAAGCTGCAAGCTACTGCTAGATTTACTTacaaagaaaaaatcaaaaaacctGCCGACTTAACCACTAATAGAGAACAAAATGTTGCAATTGGTGGTTGTAATGCCTCGACAGTGAAATTCATAAGAATTGAGTGAGCAATTGAACATGAATGCTAACACGAAAATATGGTATACATCAATCTTAACTGCAATAACTTGTGTGAATTGGAAAATGTAACTACAGTTGGATCATCAGTAATTTTGCTGCAGCTTTTATTTGACATTACcggcagttttttttttttgaacttgaTGGCGCATTATTCATTATTAAACTACAATTCATATGTCCTGATATCTAGGGTTTTTAACCAGTAATTATCGTAACGAAACCACTCTAGATGCTGAAATCATAGTCCATTTgatttgaattattaatttaaagttaaataCATTATCATTATTGATCATCATTATCGTTTTTTCTTTATAGtatcattaaataattattaagctCGGTTTTAGAATTATTAAATTGTTGCCATAGAATTGTAAAATACGAACAATTTGCAGTAATAAAACATTCAATTGAATTAAACAAACAAATATGTACTCCAAAATAATACAGAGAGTTGAAGGAATTGCAGCACTAACCGCCTTGGCAAACTCAATCCTAAGAGGATTACCGGCGAGAGGAAAACCTTGAAGCGCTTTCAGAGCGGCAATTGCGTCGTCgtcatttctaaaattaataaaagcaTAGCTACGTCCTTCCTGGAAAGCAACCGTCTCCAGTTCGCCGAAGTGTAAAAAATGACGAGTTAAATCGTTCTCCATTATACTATGCGGTAAATTTCCCACCCATAGATGTCTTGACGGCGGATTTTTACTGGTTCGCTTACCGCCGGTGAAATTAGTGTTACTGTTATTATTACTGTCTTCGAATCGAGGAGGataagatgatgatgatgacgtGAAGTCCCGTCGGAATCGGTCTCTGCTTCCTCCTCCGCCTCCTCCGGCTCGGCTACcctaaaaagttgagtttaaatttgagaaaaaaattaaaaattagaagtTGATTAGTGAGTTCGTGTGAATGACTGACCATGGCGGCGGTGACTGCGGTGGCTGCGGTGGTGATGAGAGTAAAATTGAGAAGATTATCGGACGATAAAGAAATTAAATGGTTTCTAAAAAAGATTCGGTTTATtcctttttagggtttttatggTTACATCTCCGGCTCTACTGTACTTGATGTGAATCATGTATGCAATCTTTTAACTGGCTGACGTGGTacttgataaatttttttgagcaaattacgCTAAGATCCCTGAGGTATACTTTAATTAATAGTTTGATAcctcttattttaaaagtttatttaatgGTCTCTCAGTTTTAGTTATATTAACTATTAGGTCCCTCCGTTAATTTCgacacttattttcaaacgatttcgtaccccacttttaattttgtgaacAATTTGGtttctcacttttaattttattaaacgatttggtcccttacttttaaacgatttagtcccCGAGTTTTAATCTATTAAACGTTTTGGTCCCTCAAAATTAACAGAAGGATCTctcagttaacggaattaaaaatgagggaccattaagttgacttttgaaacaagaggtaccaaactgttaattatggtatacctCAGGGATCTttaagtaatttgctctatttttttttcttattgccaataatatataaaaaaatgttatataaTGCTCTTTTTTTAACTTGCTTTTTTTAACCCACCTGGACgtgtcaataaaaaaataaatgaattaaaaattggTCCTTAAAATATACACTTTTAGAGAAAAATTGGACGAATAAAATAGGTTACAAAAGATTGGTTAAAATGGTGTATTATAATGCaactttcttaaaaaaaatatatactaaaagTTAAAACCAATACTCACGTGGGGCATTTTTTTGACGTAAATAAAGTCGTAAGTTCAAACTGTACCCATATATGcaacaattttaaatttgatgataTAGTTTTTCTCTTATAAAGAACTACACGGCTAAAGTGGAATTTAATCTAAACAATAAGGGAAaggggtcatttatgcccctatgATTTGTCTTTAaaatcaagtaagccctcaacgtataacaaggttcaaatatgcccctaacgtcttaaaaaatgaacaaccaGGCCCCTGATTTGGACAACCATACCTCTAACAGTTCATTTATCATTTATGCGTCAAAATTAGGGGCCTCGTTGtcaatattttaaaacgttaggggcatatttgaacttttCCGGACGTTATGGGTTTAATTGATCCTAAAGCCAAACtataggggcataaatgaccctttttccaAACAATAAAAGTGAAAAACTTCAATTTTACTTTCAGATTTaacttattataaataaatttatttatcaatttattaaaacaaatattaccaattttattaaaaaaatcaaacgttatgaaataaataagaGCAAATTTTGTCaggtatattttttaatattttgttttcaactttacattattttcaaataacaaatttataatGATACTCTATCTTTCAAAAAAACACATTTACGTTGAAAAGTAAAAggcataattaatttttatttcacttggcctttaataaaaaaaaattgtatttagaTAGTTCTTtagctatttattttatacacATGTGATTTTGTTAtggacaaaattataaaaaacatcTTCATTTCATGACAATCAGAACGACGTAATTTCATGCAAAAGAACTACATACATGCAAAATAAATAGTCAAGGACTAATTAAAtgcaaaatatatttgataagaattaagtgaataaaatacaataaatgGATCGAGCCAAAATAAAGATAGGAGAACTTAGATGAATCTCAATCTGTTTTTAAgtattagataaataaaatatgtagtCAGAGACCTGGAGATACATTTTGCCTATATTATCCAAGAATATCACAGTATTCATCTTCACCCTCAACGTCAGTAATTTTCGAGTCTGGTTTACAATACCGGAGCATGGCGGAATGTGTTAATGTAACACTACAGTAAACATTTCTGCACCTGACTGAATTTTACGTAAGGTTTCATTTACAAAGCAGGGCAGATCCTATTACAAGAGTTAGTAGAAACATGTTCTTTTCTTCAATTTCCTACATTTTGATTTTCACTATTAATCTTACAGTCTAAAATTTTCAAGAAGCAAGCTAAAGCCTGTAATCCAGCCATCTTCTCAATGGCAGCTGCCACATCAAAGGCATAAACACGAGTTTAAAGTACATATGTGTAGTATGATCGAATCCAAATCTATATTTTACAAAAACACCTGACAGAACTGTTGATCGAAAGTTCCATCGAGCTCCCTCGCTTTTGATGATGTATCAATGTCCTCAAACTCAAGCATGTCTTCTAGTTAGttcattttctttaattacCAGGTTTTGGTGGATCCGCTGCAGAATCACATAGATGAAATGCTGTTACTTGTATCATAAAACCATGTTGTGTCTTTGAGAGATGTTTCAGAATCACTTAAAGCTCGAACTCCAGCTACTCAAGTCGAATTGCTGAGTTGTCGAGTATCAAGATACTCGACTCGAGCTCAAACTCCTAAGATAACACTCGATCAAGTTTGAATTAAGAGTTGAGTCAAGCTTGAACTCGACAGTGGTTCGACTTTTGACTCGACTCGATTACACTACTCTGTGTGGATGTTTTATGACAAGCTTAATTCATATAAACTATGTtagttttttttcaaaatcctaAGCGTAAATAGCAGATGAAGATAACTAGATTTTCGATAGCCATAAACTAAAACTACCATATACAGGAAAATGATAAGACATCCCGTACCTGCTGGAATAGGGTCCATATGTACAAAGAAACTTGCAGAAACTATTAAGTAGCAGAATATAAGCATTAGTCCTTTAAAGTAATTAGAAGTTCCCTCCTGCAAATACAATGAattgtacatattaaaaaaacagaGAGGATAGTTCTGCTTATTCAAGTTATTTATTTCACAATTGCCACACTTAAACTGCTAGGTGAGGCTGcgactataattttattattatctctAGCAGTATTTAGTAAAACCACAAATAATGAAGGGTTTCAACGGCAAACCTGCAACATGAAGGCTACGACTATAACAGTTATAAAAAGTGTTGCTGTCTCAAAAAGCTGAAAGTTCAAGTCCATGGGATGCCCTGTTATCCACCCAATAATGACAAGAATGGGTATCTGCAGTCATTAGCCGAACGAAAAGTGTTAGAAGATAAATATCCCAGAAAGGTACTATGAAAGCCGCAAACTTGCAGCaagaaaacattataaataaaaaatgggaCTAATGCACTAAATATAATCGCGGTAGAAGTACTAATATAATTCATACAAATACATAATGATGATATAATAAAGGATATTTAGTAGAATAAGAAGGagaaaatgttttttttcttcacaATCTTCTGCTAATTCTCTTTCATATATTCCTGATtctcaaatccatacattttTCGACCTAATGAAGTGGAATATGCATATGATCATTGCCAAaaagagattttttttatattagtagCTACTAGCTACCAATATATTTCTCACATTTATGAAACACATACATACGCATTGTAACAAGACGATAAAGGTTTACAAGCcgatatctatatgaaatcatATACTGGTGAAGCCCGCATTTCACTTAGGTACTCACCCCAAACATAGATATCTGAGTTGATGAGCCTATCGCCACTCCCAACGAGATATCCTGCATCCGATTGATTGAATCAGAAAAAAAGTGATAGCAATGTGAAGCAATTGCATGGCAGCAGCAAAATAAACACTTACAAGCTTGTCCTTCATGGCAAATATAACAGCACCTGCATGTTCTGCTGCATTTCCAACAATAGGGAGCAATATAACGCTGATAAATGCAATCGGGATCTTCCAATCCCTGGATGCCCCCTGAGAATAAATTATATTGCATAAGAAATTGCAGAGAGAGTCTCAAGTAGTATTAATAATACTCTTCAATAAACAAATTTCagcaaataaaataatgaagtGTCCCTTTTACGTGGCTAAGATAAGAGAGGCTTTACTGAAGGAGAGTAAGAAACACAATTGAAGTTTTAAAAAGCTAATCTTTCAACAAAAGAAAAAGGTAAATAAAAACGATGGAACAAACATCGACAATTATTCTCGTCATTATTTTGGTAAAAAATCTTAAGATATGTGTATGACTATGATCACTCAGCAATAgataattgtataaattaacAAGCTAAAGTTACCTCTATGGCATTAACTAAATATTCTGAGAGGACAGATATCCATGTAgttataataaatagccaaatGATTGCTTCCCATTTTGAGATCTCAGGAGCTTCATCTTCATCTGCATTCCATGTTTGACTGTCTCGCTGCTTTTAAGGTCATCAACATAGCAAATGTTTATTAGCTGATAGAAAAGCTTTGAAAAATATCATGCTCAGTATCTATAGATAACAGATAGAATTCAAGAGGCACGAGCAAATAAATAATAGAAATGCATTAACAATAATGCCATTTATTTTGTTCATCGGACAATTGAAGTAGACTTTCGCAGATAACAAATCCTAAGCGACTCTACTCTCATGtgatgaaaatcaaatgaagtAAAGATAACTCGGGTACTCTGCTAAATAGCACATACTAAAAAACATACATTTATGACAAGGTACGTGAACATGTTAGCTTGTTGGAAATAATATCGAGGAGACTAACCTCATTTACTTGGACATACAGATTTTTCTGGCTCTTCAACTGAAAATAGAGATATCCAGCATATGCAACCAGCATGATGCAACTACTGAACCTTGAAAGAGCCAATTCAGACTTTCCGAAGTGCAATTCCGTTCGTGTAGAATGGAGCACGGCAGGAAATAGAAGACCCATGACTGCCATTAATAGTAAACTAGAATTCATTGTAGCACTTCCCTGAAAATGATTTGAGCAATTAGAAGTTTATTATCAGTCAGCTTATAGACTTATAGTAATGCAAAGACAGAATAAACAAGATAGCACAAAATACATGCCTCAGCTTTAACTTAAGGTGATTATACCTTGCTAAACACTTGTTCCCTATCAGCAACCACAATTCCACCACTGAAGAATGCACATCCAAGCACCAGCAACATGTTCGACAAGATTGATCCAAGTAATGACTGTTGAACAACACGTATCATCCCATTTTTCAATGCATAAATTGATATTATTAGTTCTGTTGCGTTTCCAAAAGTAGCATTTAATAGACCTCCAACTGCAAGGATTAATGAACatattagaaaataaaacattataCTAACAAATTGACGGGTACTACTAACACTATACCAGCGCACTAAAAGCTCTATGCTAAAATACAAAGATGCACATGCATATAATATAAAGTTCAAATCTGCTAAACCAATATGTACCTGTAGGTCCGGTAAAATACGCCAGCTGCCTGCATCAAACGCAAGCCAATGCTACATTAGTTACTAGTCAATCGACAGAAACGCTATAGTAAAGAAACACAATTAACTCATATGTAAAATCCGTAAACACTTTGGCCTATGTAACACGGAACCAAGAAATGCCGAAACACAAAATGAAAAAACGACATTTCTCATAAGAATAGGTAATAACTTATAAATATGGAGTTTCCGCGCTTCATAGCCATTTCTCAAAATGAAAACGCAACACCGAAtgcaattaaaaataacatattatTGCTAAAACAACTACAAAAATGCATGAAACCTTACTCTGTAGCAAACCCCAAGCGCTCAGCCATAGGAATAATTCCCACCAAGCTGAGAAAAAAAACCCAACCCTGAATACaagtaaaattacaaattaacaAATGAAACAATATTGAAACCAACAGATAGATcataggccatgtttggttcatggatcGGAATAGCATGGAACtaaatagctattccattcttGCTATTCCATAAAGAATGGAGTAGCTATTCTTGAaggagtgtttattccacaaaatcatggaataacaATTCTTTAGAATAACTATTTTCATGAACATTTTATacagaatagctattccattccgcatGAAGAAACATGGTcataaatgtataaaacaaATGATAATAGAACAGAAGCTAACTCACATGACTACCAGTAACTGCACTGATCAAGATTGCCAAAGGCCCAAAAGGGATCAGCAAATTGATTTTGGTGGAGAATACAACAATCTTAATACTCCCAAGAATAGTATTTCTTGGTACATCAAAATTACTGGTCAATTCCAAAGCAGATAATGATCTTTTATCAGAGCCATCAAATGATTGTTTTTTGCTGCCAATTGAATCTTTACTACTTAGATTCTCATCCTCAAAGTCAAGCACAGCTTTATCCTCTAAAGATTCCAACTTTTGAAGCAAACccaaaaacaaattttcaaacatCAATAACAGATCAAATgaaacacacacatatataaaatattaaaaaaaaagagttatttgtacataaaatatcaatgtcttttttttttttttgatgaagaaTATGCCTTTTATAGTTTAAGCACATTATTTAAACTTTGACATTGAAAATCTCAGGTTTCATATGTTGGCATAAAACActcaacttttcattttttgacatATTATGGTTCTCATGTTCAAAGTTTTATAGGATATCATTTTAGTCATTCAAAATGATCAATCTCAAGCTCCATTTTCTAGCATAAAACACTcaacttttaacatttttaacattttaaggtTCAAAGTTTTATCTGATGTCGTTatagaattaaaaatttgaaaatgccATTTCATTTTAGTCCTTCAAAACGACCAAAacaaaattgtttttttcataaaatatgtCTAATAAGggattaaaaatttgaaaacattGGGACGTAGTACAGATTTTAAATACTATGCTTGGATCGTTAAAGAAACTAcgaaaataatcaaaacaattatataattaaagaaaaaaaacctcGATATTTGAATGGATTCGAATGATGGGAGGGTCGCCATTAGATTTGTGGGTATCCATTTAAAAGTGGTTCTAAGCAGCAATAACAATCCCATCACCAAGAACAGGCATATTACGGCTGAATTAAATACGCAAATTCTCAATTAAATGCACACATAACACACACGTATATGTGTATATAACCCAGATCTTTTCTCAAAGCCGGTGAAAGCATGCAGAAAAAGAAgacttttttatgtttttgatgTCTTTGTAACTGCAAGAAAAATTGGGGAAATTTCCGAGAAAgtgaaagaaaattaaaaatgggaAGTCAATGAAGTTTAAAGATGCAAAAAGAAAGTGGgcgctacgaaaaaaaatcaatgaatTTATGACCACTAAAAGAAGCGGCATCGTAGGCGATTTTATTTCTCTCCTTTCTTTTCTCAGTGAAAGAGAAAGAGGCGGGAGAGTGGAAGTTATTTTCTTCTTGATTTTATTTCTCccccttttttaaaaaaaaatctctcaaaaaatttaaatctcacaaaaaaaaatatcattctaAGAACTCTCACTtttatcataattcacagtttaataccttttatttaaaaatcaaataatttgatACCTCTTTTTTAATTATGTCAATAGTTTAGAGGCTTCTGTTAGTTCCGATAATAATTTGGTattcacttttaaacgattcGGTAACTCACTGTCAATTATGAGAGTGTTTGGTTCAACTTTTTGgtctaattttttacttttacttttcaaaaaactccaacaaagtgtttgttgaaattttttttagagCTTTTGAACCTCTAACACCTACCGTTTGAAAAACATCCATTTTAAAGCTTTTTGCCAACGACTAATAgctgtttcaatatttttaattatttagacaaaattaccCCTATTAGAATATAtcgtttttttaatatatgaaattattttatttttaaatactctaatcatttttaaattatataaaattattttatttacattaaAACAACTAcagtttaataatttatttgaaaaatttattataaatttatcaaaacaatatgtaaataagttaaaactaaatatttcttgttataaaaaaataattattaatatttttactaaataacatatgatatattatatttataatttaataaataaaaacaaaaattatgccctttacggtcattttatatactaatttcgcattacgtgctatgcacgtgactcgtaacgtaactcgtcaatgtaatattagtaaatttattataattaaataattaataataataaccataattaaataattaatttaattttattaataatatctttaaaaatattaagattgaaatttaaataataatattttgacaaaagacagtgttttaattttataattcaatcaaattaaaagataggtattcctactaatttgaagacaatttTGTTAtcttttacatactaaaaattaaattagggataatttaactacctattctaattaggactttaattataatagtgattaagtaaataactaattagttaatgactataaaacttttattcagtaataaactgaaaaatattattcagtaaatttgcttgccccccccccccccctcaatccgtgcttttatatatagtataaataaaCAGCTACAGCTAATTAAATCTTACCAAACGCTTATGGTCTATTAACTATCAGCTAACAGCCAACAACTAACATCCGCCAGTTACaagaaacagctgaaccaaacaggctcatgttaacgatttggtatctcatTTTCAAATGGTTCAGTACATCGCATTTAATTTCattaacaatttggtacctataTTTAAGATAAAGTTATAagtgtttgtaaaattaaaactgaggtaccaagtcgtttgattttcaaataagaggtataaaactgtgaattatgacatacGTAGGGGGGACTTAGAGTAACTTGTTCTTACAAAAATGAcaaccatttaaaattttaacatatCCTTTTTCATCAAGAAGATAAATAATGCTAACTCTTAAAATTTGAAGTCACGTCTTCGGTAATAGAGGGCCAAATCTGATTAAGAACATCTTCTATAATTACTGTTACATCGGAAACATATTGCAATTGCATGAGCAGATTTGTTGTTAGCTATATGACTATGAATAAAATTTACACTTGAACAAGAGAAGCTAAACATAGAACATCATCAATTACTAGGCCCGAATGGATGGAGTTCGAATACCTCCCACGAGCAACCGAATCACCGATAGAAAGTCGCTCTCCCCGATCAAATTCGAGAAGCCACAATTCAGAGCAAATGCTCATCCGTGACTTTACATCTTGTCAGTACCGCTCTTGTTGTTTATGTCTTTCCTTCAAACACTAGAGCATTGCTGGAGGCCCATATTTGCCATATAATAGTAACAAAATGAGCAAAATCGTTACTGTTAAGCCGCTTATACATCGCTTCAACCCTATAGAATATACTCGGAGCACAGGCGCCATCCGCCCTCAATCCGAGGTTTGAGCATAATCAAAGCCCTCGAACCTGATTACATTCTTTAAACACATACAAAATAGTATTAGGAGTTTCTCTACATCGAGTGTAGACATCGAAACAATTAACTCATATAccctataaaatattataacacAAAATAATATCCTTCAAAATTATCCACATAAAGTGCTTCACTTCATGCAAAGCTTGCATCCTTCAAAAGTCTGAgtatttttttgtctttttgaGTGTGTCCCAATAGCTTATATGTAGGCAACCTTGGGCTGATCACCATTTGAAGAATATATTCGGCTTTAAAAGACAATAATTAGACCTCAACCACATCCTAACGCCATCGTCGCTCCTCAAGGTTGATTAATGAGCTGACCTTAGCTTCCGagtagtttaattatttttaaaaaattaaataaaaaactgtAAACTTAAGTTAACTAAATTTTCaatctaattatattatatttaataaattaagtagTATTTTTTTGGTACATGTCTATGAGGTTTTATGAACGGATTTCAACTATGAGACGTCGCTTTTAAGCCtttcacattcagactaatcctcACTCGAGTAGTGTATGTTCTTTACAAGATGAATTTGGTCCTAAGTTTTAAATGGCCACATACATGAATATGGTTACAACACGCGACCTCATTTAAATTACCAACTCATATGCACCTTGCGGTTATAAATTGATAGCATTTATTGTAGAAAACATTCAAATGGTGTTAGAAATAACTTTTGtagtatttttttcaaaataaactaACTTAGCAGTTTATATACACTAAAAAATCAATAGATATCactctttaaaaataaaataaaaaatcaatacttattaaattaattttaaattaaggtattttaaaaattaaaattgttatatattatAGTCTTTGCATTTTCAAAGTAATATATTAGAACTTAATATGTAAGAAcgatatcatttttaaaatgtaaaaatttgtTAACATGAATTTTCTGAATATtgcattataaaaaaataatttttcatattcttttttgttttgatttaagtttGTCAATTGTTCggtttattttatattcatataatttaTAGAAATTGGTTTATGGCATATATCGTCGCACATACACGAACACATGACACTTTAACACATATATACAACGAAATAATGTATGGTTTTTCTATGTGAAAAATCAAATTTCGCGTCCGAAATATTAAATGTATGGAATATTTCcgaaataaaatatcaattaaatgaAATGTTTGCGATacctaaattataaaaatatatttggaACATGACACGTCAAAGACAAAAGTAATGAGGTGTAAATGGTGCTTAAATTTTGTTTCTCTTAATATTGCActgtcaaaaaaataatttgttagattttattttctcgtttcgttttgtttaagTTGATTAATAAACAATGAACTATAACTCATATCTTATAAGCATTTCAATCTGCTAGATCATGGGCTGAATTCTTCCCACAAGTACtctttcttttcaaattt containing:
- the LOC126655043 gene encoding vacuolar cation/proton exchanger 5-like isoform X1 gives rise to the protein MDTHKSNGDPPIIRIHSNIELESLEDKAVLDFEDENLSSKDSIGSKKQSFDGSDKRSLSALELTSNFDVPRNTILGSIKIVVFSTKINLLIPFGPLAILISAVTGSHGWVFFLSLVGIIPMAERLGFATEQLAYFTGPTVGGLLNATFGNATELIISIYALKNGMIRVVQQSLLGSILSNMLLVLGCAFFSGGIVVADREQVFSKGSATMNSSLLLMAVMGLLFPAVLHSTRTELHFGKSELALSRFSSCIMLVAYAGYLYFQLKSQKNLYVQVNEQRDSQTWNADEDEAPEISKWEAIIWLFIITTWISVLSEYLVNAIEGASRDWKIPIAFISVILLPIVGNAAEHAGAVIFAMKDKLDISLGVAIGSSTQISMFGIPILVIIGWITGHPMDLNFQLFETATLFITVIVVAFMLQEGTSNYFKGLMLIFCYLIVSASFFVHMDPIPAADPPKPGN
- the LOC126655043 gene encoding vacuolar cation/proton exchanger 5-like isoform X2, which codes for MDTHKSNGDPPIIRIHSNIELESLEDKAVLDFEDENLSSKDSIGSKKQSFDGSDKRSLSALELTSNFDVPRNTILGSIKIVVFSTKINLLIPFGPLAILISAVTGSHGWVFFLSLVGIIPMAERLGFATEQLAYFTGPTVGGLLNATFGNATELIISIYALKNGMIRVVQQSLLGSILSNMLLVLGCAFFSGGIVVADREQVFSKGSATMNSSLLLMAVMGLLFPAVLHSTRTELHFGKSELALSRFSSCIMLVAYAGYLYFQLKSQKNLYVQVNERDSQTWNADEDEAPEISKWEAIIWLFIITTWISVLSEYLVNAIEGASRDWKIPIAFISVILLPIVGNAAEHAGAVIFAMKDKLDISLGVAIGSSTQISMFGIPILVIIGWITGHPMDLNFQLFETATLFITVIVVAFMLQEGTSNYFKGLMLIFCYLIVSASFFVHMDPIPAADPPKPGN